The following coding sequences are from one Methanosarcina sp. WWM596 window:
- a CDS encoding MFS transporter: MPDPPTGESVHLLPLLTVNFIGTLGFSIVLPFLVFLVNRLGGNAFIYGLTSSMYPVFQLIGAPILGRWSDIYGRKKILLLSQLGTLLSWIIFLAALFLPASILFKVDSEVLGTFVFTLPLAVLFFARALDGLTGGNVSVANAYLADITEEKDRNRNFGKMSISSNLGFIVGPALAGLLSVTAYGEAAPVLGAVIISLIGTALIIFYIPENKECSLKEPADSEDIRKVFGYEIKECRAARETGKPSFREVLKLPNIPYMFGLYFLIFLSFNIFYTAFPLHAIAALDWGIAEMGIYFTVLSALLIIVQGSILPGLSKRYSDASLIIVGSLMLGTNFLLLIPGNLFLTYLATGFFALGDGFMWPSFLSLLSKIAGRNYQGTVQGFASSFGGLASITGLILGGLLYELFAGRSFLLAGMVIYIVFLLTFRLRRFEKELKTEPDILSFGLS, encoded by the coding sequence ATTCCTGACCCTCCGACAGGAGAGAGTGTTCACCTTCTTCCCCTCCTTACTGTAAACTTCATAGGGACTCTGGGTTTCAGCATTGTTCTCCCCTTCCTTGTATTTCTGGTAAACCGGCTTGGAGGCAATGCTTTCATTTACGGGCTTACAAGTTCCATGTATCCTGTTTTCCAGCTCATAGGCGCCCCTATTCTCGGCAGGTGGTCTGACATTTACGGGCGTAAAAAAATCCTTCTTTTAAGCCAGCTGGGAACCTTGCTTTCATGGATTATCTTTCTTGCAGCCCTCTTTCTCCCGGCTTCCATCCTTTTTAAAGTTGATTCTGAAGTCCTGGGAACTTTTGTCTTCACCCTGCCCCTTGCAGTACTCTTCTTTGCCCGGGCTCTTGACGGGCTGACCGGAGGAAACGTGTCCGTAGCCAATGCCTATCTGGCAGACATTACCGAAGAAAAAGACAGGAACCGGAATTTCGGAAAAATGTCGATTTCCTCAAACCTCGGGTTCATAGTGGGCCCTGCCCTTGCCGGGCTTTTGAGCGTAACAGCATACGGAGAAGCAGCTCCAGTCCTGGGCGCAGTGATAATTTCACTTATAGGGACAGCACTTATCATATTTTATATCCCTGAAAACAAAGAGTGTTCTCTTAAGGAACCTGCCGATTCTGAGGACATACGAAAAGTCTTTGGCTACGAAATAAAGGAGTGCAGGGCTGCGCGGGAAACCGGAAAGCCTTCCTTCAGAGAAGTTTTAAAGCTTCCGAATATCCCTTATATGTTCGGGCTTTACTTTCTCATATTTCTCAGCTTCAATATTTTCTACACCGCTTTTCCCTTACATGCAATCGCAGCCCTTGACTGGGGGATCGCAGAAATGGGAATATACTTTACTGTTCTGAGCGCCCTTCTGATAATTGTGCAGGGATCTATTCTCCCAGGACTTTCAAAAAGATATTCAGATGCCTCGCTTATAATAGTCGGAAGTCTGATGCTCGGCACGAACTTCCTGCTGCTTATCCCCGGAAACCTCTTTCTTACCTATCTTGCAACAGGGTTTTTCGCGCTTGGAGACGGGTTTATGTGGCCTTCTTTCCTCTCCCTTTTATCAAAAATTGCAGGAAGAAATTACCAGGGCACGGTACAGGGGTTTGCCAGCAGTTTTGGAGGGCTTGCAAGTATAACAGGGTTGATCCTCGGCGGGCTATTATATGAATTGTTTGCAGGAAGATCCTTTTTGCTTGCAGGTATGGTAATTTATATCGTATTTTTACTCACTTTCAGGCTCAGGCGATTTGAGAAAGAGCTAAAAACTGAACCTGACATTTTATCCTTCGGGCTCAGCTGA